In the genome of Nitrospira japonica, one region contains:
- a CDS encoding DUF1328 domain-containing protein, whose product MLSWAVTFLVVAIIAGLLGLSGVAGTATQIAYVLFIVFLIFAAVSFLMGRRPPVT is encoded by the coding sequence ATGTTGAGCTGGGCGGTCACATTCTTGGTCGTTGCGATCATTGCGGGGCTGCTTGGGCTGAGCGGTGTTGCCGGGACTGCCACGCAGATCGCCTATGTCCTGTTCATCGTGTTTCTCATTTTTGCAGCCGTCAGTTTCCTGATGGGGCGCCGGCCTCCTGTCACGTGA
- a CDS encoding PAS domain S-box protein, whose protein sequence is MDKSRTSRVGRFWTYSAIGPLYAGIAWLDLMLPLGSAVWLLYLFPLWLLSRLSPFDARVVYRGAGLTTALIIVNLLLPQSGSFTSTSALNRSIGISLVWIITLLLVRARRQASALLENQERLRMALDSAGLGMWDQEMASHKTVWNERAYELLGYQPPEPAAGEALWSAAVHPADAENAGAEITQALKGRSIYRHEHRIIRRDTGEIRWIAPYGRFLYDGPGRAQRFVGVFSDITERKLSEEALLQSEGQFRINFELAAVGQAQVSVTTGRFIRVNDRFCDIAGYPAAALMGMTPHDLTHPDDRSIDDRQVERLLRGDIDEYHCEKRYLRHDGDVRWVRVSARLIRNTAGGPVRTIAVVEDITERKEAEAALLRLTLNLEQRVAERTKALTESQRRLRALTSELNLTEQRERRRLAGELHDYLAQLLVVGRMKIGQALQRIGQGEPREQLVEADQVLDESLTYTRSLVAQLAPPVLQQFGLSAALSWLGEEFHRHGLSVAVQAPPEAPPLSADQAGLLFQSARELLMNVVKHAKTEAAFVALHCDDRHLILTVQDKGAGFDQVLEQEAKDKLGLFSVRERMHALGGSFTLDSSPGAGTLATFTLPLSPRTPAPSAEGHRDGASRDGLSSDRDNRLPRDGNALETGQRQPIRVLLVDDHTLVREGLRSLLKDYPDIEVVGEAGNGEEAVELSKHLLPRVIVMDVNMPKMDGIEATRIIARSLPSMVIGLSVNASRRVRDSMSEAGAYALLTKESVTESLYRTIKRAADGVIGQDDQEALPFPGADAQG, encoded by the coding sequence ATGGACAAGTCCCGTACAAGCAGAGTCGGACGCTTTTGGACGTATTCGGCCATCGGCCCTCTTTATGCAGGCATTGCATGGCTCGACCTCATGCTCCCGCTGGGCAGCGCCGTCTGGCTCCTCTATCTCTTTCCCTTATGGCTGCTCTCGCGCTTGAGTCCTTTTGACGCGCGCGTCGTCTACCGCGGCGCCGGGCTCACGACGGCGCTCATCATCGTCAATCTCCTCCTGCCACAATCCGGAAGCTTCACGTCGACGTCGGCTCTCAACCGAAGTATCGGCATCAGTCTCGTCTGGATCATTACGCTGCTGCTAGTGCGGGCCCGCCGCCAGGCGTCCGCGCTGTTGGAAAACCAGGAACGCCTGCGGATGGCCCTGGACAGCGCCGGCCTCGGCATGTGGGACCAGGAGATGGCATCGCACAAGACGGTGTGGAACGAGCGGGCGTATGAGCTTCTCGGCTATCAGCCGCCGGAACCGGCCGCCGGTGAAGCCCTGTGGAGTGCCGCGGTGCACCCGGCCGATGCGGAAAATGCCGGTGCCGAGATCACGCAGGCGCTGAAGGGACGCTCGATCTATCGGCATGAACATCGCATCATCCGTCGGGACACCGGCGAGATCCGTTGGATCGCGCCATACGGACGTTTTCTCTACGACGGACCGGGCCGCGCACAGCGCTTCGTGGGCGTGTTTTCCGACATTACAGAGCGCAAGCTGTCGGAAGAGGCCTTGTTGCAGAGCGAGGGTCAGTTCCGGATCAACTTCGAGCTGGCCGCCGTCGGACAGGCGCAGGTCAGCGTCACCACCGGCCGATTCATCCGCGTGAACGATCGGTTTTGCGACATCGCCGGATATCCCGCCGCCGCCTTGATGGGCATGACGCCCCACGATCTCACGCATCCCGACGACCGTTCCATCGACGACCGGCAGGTCGAGCGGCTGCTGCGCGGAGACATCGACGAATATCATTGCGAGAAACGCTACCTGCGCCACGACGGGGACGTACGATGGGTCCGGGTGTCGGCCCGTCTGATCCGCAACACGGCGGGAGGACCGGTACGGACCATCGCAGTCGTGGAGGACATCACGGAGCGTAAAGAAGCCGAGGCGGCGCTGCTCAGACTGACGCTCAATCTGGAACAGCGGGTCGCGGAGCGGACGAAGGCCTTGACGGAATCCCAGCGTCGATTGCGTGCGCTGACGTCGGAGTTGAACCTGACCGAACAGCGGGAACGGCGGCGGCTGGCCGGCGAACTGCACGATTATCTCGCCCAGTTGCTCGTCGTCGGGCGCATGAAGATCGGACAAGCGCTTCAACGGATCGGGCAGGGCGAACCACGCGAGCAGCTGGTCGAAGCCGACCAGGTACTGGACGAGTCCCTGACCTATACCCGTTCCCTGGTCGCACAGCTGGCCCCTCCCGTGTTGCAGCAATTCGGGCTGTCCGCCGCGCTGTCGTGGCTCGGCGAAGAATTTCACCGCCACGGCCTGAGCGTCGCCGTGCAGGCGCCGCCCGAGGCGCCTCCACTTTCGGCGGATCAAGCCGGCTTGCTCTTTCAGTCGGCCAGGGAATTGCTGATGAACGTCGTGAAGCATGCCAAAACGGAAGCGGCCTTCGTAGCGCTCCACTGCGACGACCGGCATCTGATCCTGACGGTCCAGGACAAGGGAGCGGGCTTCGACCAGGTCCTGGAGCAAGAAGCCAAGGACAAGCTCGGTCTCTTCAGCGTGCGGGAACGGATGCACGCATTGGGGGGCTCTTTTACGCTGGACTCCTCGCCGGGCGCCGGCACACTGGCCACGTTCACGCTTCCGCTCTCGCCCAGAACACCGGCCCCGTCCGCCGAAGGGCACCGGGATGGGGCGAGCCGCGACGGACTCAGCTCCGATCGGGACAACCGATTACCGCGCGATGGCAATGCCCTCGAGACCGGCCAACGCCAGCCGATTCGTGTGCTCCTGGTGGACGACCATACCCTGGTCCGTGAGGGACTCCGCAGCCTGCTCAAGGATTATCCGGACATCGAAGTCGTGGGGGAAGCGGGAAACGGAGAGGAAGCGGTCGAACTCTCCAAACATCTGCTCCCGCGCGTCATCGTCATGGACGTCAACATGCCGAAGATGGACGGCATCGAAGCCACGAGGATCATCGCGCGAAGCCTGCCGAGCATGGTAATCGGACTTTCGGTCAATGCATCCAGACGGGTCCGGGATTCCATGAGCGAAGCCGGGGCCTATGCCTTGCTCACCAAGGAGTCCGTGACCGAATCCCTCTACCGCACCATCAAGAGGGCCGCCGACGGCGTCATAGGGCAGGACGATCAAGAAGCACTGCCCTTCCCCGGTGCCGACGCGCAAGGTTGA